The Candidatus Nomurabacteria bacterium genome segment TGCGTATTTGTCTGTACGTGACATAGTGGCAATAGTTTCGTCTGGCCAGTGGCGTGGAAAACCGTTATAACCCTGTGCTAGTACATCCCCTCGCTGGGCATCTACCATAATACAGCCTACTTTCGTAGAGGGATCTTTGCTTTTGAGTGCAACTGCCGCGCTTAGGATTAAATACCATTCATGTTTTGTCACACGTACTGTATTCTTATGTTTATACAGCTATTGTAGCGCTTTTCGGCTATTTATTGGTACTTTTTAAGATCTCGTTTTGCGTCGCGGTGAGTATCACGCTCTTTTATTTTGGCACGCTTGTCGTAAGCTTTTTTGCCCTTAGCGGTGGCAATGCGCACCTTAATGTAGCGGCCTTTGGTGAGGAGTGCCAATGGCACAATGGCATTCCCCTGATCTTTTGCGGCAATAATATCGGCTAATTCACGTCTTTTTAACAGTAGTTTGCGGGCTCTGGTTTGTTGATCTTCGGTTAAATGTGCGGCATTAGTGTTCATGGGCATAATCTGTAAATTATTGAGCCATGCTTCGCCATTTTTAATGGTTACAAAAGCTCCCCGCAAACTCCCCCTGCTAAAGCGGAGGCTTTTAGTTTCTGGGCCATTAAGCACAATACCAGCAAGGTATTCGGTTTTAATATCATAATCAAACCGCGCTTTCTTATTTGTAATTGTACTTCGTGTGGGCTTTTTTTGCTTCATACCGTATGTATTGTAGCAATCATTCCGCTTATTGTAAAAATAATATAATTGTGCTATAATAAGTCACCATGAAAAACACTCAACCCAGCGTAGCGAATAGCTGCTACTCACAAGATTATTATCCAGCAACCGGTATATATGCACCACCAACAGAAATTAGTGACGAACATACCAGCGCGAAACTAGATGAAATTCCCATGGGAACATTACTAAATGTGCCACACCCTACTGTGGTGGATCTATCTGATGGTTCACAAATTCGCCTTTATAATGTTACGCCAAGGGGTGACTATGACGAATCACGCACAATTGTGTATGTGCCGGAATTTGCAGCCGGCATGGTGCCACATCGTGACGCAGCAGCGCTCGCTATAGCAGAAGTTTTGGGGTGCCGTGTTATTGTAGCCCCACATAACGAACTGAGTACAACGCGGCAAGAGCGGGCACAGCTCCGTGCTGGAAACGTAGGTTTCATTGCAGCCCGCCTGGCAGAAGCTCTAGCTAAGGTGTTGCCAGTAGGCCAAGACACAACAATTTATGGGTATAGCTTTGGTGCACAAATTGCACCTGACTTGTCAGGAGAAGTAAGCCGTCATGGGGTGCTAGATCACAAAAAGCTCGCACTACTAGAGCCACCAAACACGGTTGAACGCAGCATGTACCAATTACTAAAAGATTTTTCGAAGGCCGGTACTGAACAGTGGTTGCAGGCGACGCGAGATTCGCGCTGGCAAGCCCTGATTGAACTCGTAGACAGTACGTACGTGCACGAAGATGCGGGACGGTTTATTAGACAAGCACGTAGCTTAGCCAGCTTAGCGATGATTGGCGCAATGAAACGCGGCACATTTGCTGCAGATTTATTGGCTGCGCACCAGGCGCTGCCGCCAGATGCACGGACTACCCTTGGCTACGTAGAAAATAGCGCGATGGTAGCACCATTTGGGCTTGAAGACGCGCTAGACGCTGTACAAGCCAGCAGTAATAATCCTGATGCTATTCGCCTTGTAAGATTTACATCTGGATCAGAGGCAAAAGGCGTTGGTCATGCTGGTGGGAACAACCCATTGGTCGCGATATCTTTACTTGAAAAAACTACTGAGTAGATAATGCTTTGGCTTTTTCTTCACGGACAGCTTCCCAAAGACTTGGGTCGTCTTGGGTTTGCTTGCGCCAATACCACCACTCCCCACCCCATAAATCGATATCTCTAAAACCAGTCGCTACACCATATTGTATGCGTTCACGTAACCGATCGGCATTCATTGATTTGTCTTGTTCTTCTATACTTACTGTTTTAACGTCGGTGGGTGTCCAGGGTTCGGCTTGGAGTTCGTGGAGCATTGAATCTTTGCCTGTTAAGATTTCTTGTAGCCCCGCTCGCCAGCTGTAATACCACGATGGAAACGGATATTCAAAATAGCGTTTGGTTACGGTTTGTTCCCAGACGCGTTTATACACAGATACTCCTACTTGATCTGGCTGTGGTTGGCCAGTCGCAACACCAAAGTAGTTATTGGCATAGCTTAATATTATTGGCGTATTAGGGTCTAGATTTTTCACAAAATTAAATTCGTCTATGAGGCGTTCTCGTTCGGCACCGTAATGACCGCATTCACCAAATACACCCAAGAAAAACTCATTTTCTAGTTGATAACTTGTAAGGGCTGGGTTGTCGCCGTATCTTTCTATGACAGCTTGCATAAACTGCTTTAGTTGTGGGTACCATACATCTTTATCTTCTGCTTTTACCCACTGTGGTGCGTGGCACTCTGGCCAACGTGGCTGTCGTAAACCAATCGCCAGCGACACTTCACCGCCGACTTCATTGACTTTTTCAAATTGCCAATCTAGTTCACTAAAATCATACTGGCCTGGTGACTTTTCTATATCTTTCCAGTAGCTAACTAACCGAAAGCGTTTAAAACCAAGGTCATCGCGCAGGGCGAGCATTGTTTCTTGTGGGTCAAGCTCAAAAAAGCGAGCGTAGTTAGGGATAAAAGTAACACCAAATGTTATTGGCTCGCTACTGTGCTTTTTTTGGTACCAATAACCTATCGCGTAGGCTTGTGCTACAAAAGCTATACAAAAAATGATAATAATCAGTAACGATTTCTTCCATACAGAAAGTGACCTAAATGCAGCGAACGCGCGTTTAAAGGCACTTTTTTTACTTGCTTGCTTGGGATGTTTTTTCGTATTCATAGTGGTAATACCTATTATTATACATGGTACAATAAGAGCTAACGATAATGAGTGCAAAACCACCAACTATATCTGTTGTTGTACCAGTGTATAATGACGAACCGTATGTCAAAGCGTGCTTA includes the following:
- the smpB gene encoding SsrA-binding protein SmpB produces the protein MKQKKPTRSTITNKKARFDYDIKTEYLAGIVLNGPETKSLRFSRGSLRGAFVTIKNGEAWLNNLQIMPMNTNAAHLTEDQQTRARKLLLKRRELADIIAAKDQGNAIVPLALLTKGRYIKVRIATAKGKKAYDKRAKIKERDTHRDAKRDLKKYQ